A single region of the Sciurus carolinensis chromosome 16, mSciCar1.2, whole genome shotgun sequence genome encodes:
- the C16H19orf81 gene encoding putative uncharacterized protein C19orf81 homolog, with translation MAEEGAGQLTQRSLSSGALLVNLEIPEDTQAGILGRPVKSSKQYLRHVIAEYETLDRELPCIRKFSMPPAAQPLCLCMETSEDFTHLEVLEALEAELPGAMESGCVSSIRFENVNVICGTAGRRDRWLITVTDFQTRSCLLRSGISPRGLAHSLVRHDELLLGDYRLHLRRALVRRHMLQALGAEPTEED, from the exons ATGGCTGAGGAGGGCGCAGGGCAGTTGACACAGCGTTCTCTGTCCTCAGGAGCCCTCCTTGTGAACCTGGAGATCCCAGAAGACACACAGGCCGGGATCCTGGGCAGGCCCGTCAAATCCTC GAAGCAGTACCTGCGGCACGTCATTGCAGAATATGAGACGCTGGACCGAGAGCTCCCGTGCATCCGGAAGTTCTCCATGCCGCCCGCCGCCCAGCCCCTCTGCCTCTGCATGGAGACTTCG GAGGATTTTACACACCTGGAGGTGCTGGAGGCGCTGGAGGCCGAGTTGCCCGGGGCCATGGAGAGTGGGTGCGTGAGCAGCATCCGCTTTGAGAACGTGAACGTCATCTGCGGAACCGCGGGCCGCCGGGACCG GTGGCTCATCACGGTCACGGACTTCCAGACGCGGTCCTGCCTGCTGCGCTCAGGGATCAGCCCCCGAGGGCTTGCGCACTCGCTGGTGCGCCACGACGAGCTGCTGCTGGGCGATTACCGCCTGCACCTGCGCCGCGCCCTGGTTCGTCGGCacatgctccaggccctgggggcGGAGCCTACCGAGGAAGACTGA